CACCCAAGGGTCGGGGAAGTCTTTCACGATGCTCTACGCCGCCGAGAACCTGTTGAAACGCGACGTAGCCCGGAACCCGCAGGTCTTCATCATCGTCGATACGGACAAGCTCAACAGCCAGATGCGTGACCAGCTGGCGAATCTCTCGCTGGAGCAGTGGACAGAAGCGGAGAGTATCAACCACCTGGAAGAACTCATAGAGCGAGGTCAGAGCGAGCTGGTCCTCACGACCATCCAGAAGTTCGAGAACGTAGAACCGAACGTACAGGGTCACGACGAGGTCATCGTCATGTCCGACGAGGCCCACCGCTTTATGGAAGCCGACCTCGGAAGCCGCCTCAATGCGGCCTTACCCGACTGTTACCACTTCGGGTTCACCGGGACGCCTGTTCGAGAGGGGGAACGCCACGAAGACCGAAACACGTTCCGCGAGTTCTCGCCCGACGGAGAGGACTATCTGCATCGCTACTCCGTGAAGCAAGGCATCGAAGACGGCCTGATTCTGCCCGTGTACTTCACGCTCCGCCATGAGATGGAGTGGGAGATTGACGAGGCAGGATTGGACGAGGAGTTCGAGAAGGAGTTCCGTGGCATGACGACTGACGAGAAGCTGGAGTTCATCCGCGACAACGTGAACGCGACAACGCTCGCGGAGATCGAACCACGGGTTGAACGCGCCGTCGATGAAATTGACCACCACTACGACGAACACGTTGCGCCGAACGGCTGGAAGGGAATGGTCGTTACGCCGAGTCGTCGGTCGGCGGCCATGTACGGGGAACGTCTCATCGAGCAGCGTGGTGAGGACGAGGTAGAAGTTCTCTACACCGCGACCAAGGGCGACCCTGAGCTGATTCAGCAGTTCCACACGGATTCAGAGGAGCGAGACAGCATCATCCAGGACTTCAAGAAGGAAGACGAGCCGAAGCTTCTGGTGGTACACAACATGCTCCTGACGGGCTTCGACGCTCCCGTGCTGAAGACGATGTATCTCGACCGGAACCTGAAGAACCACAACCTCATGCAGGCCATCGCCCGGACGAACCGCCCCGCCGAGGGGAAGGAGAACGGGGAGATCGTGGACTTCCAGGGCGTGTTCGAGAACATCGACGAGGCGCTGGAGTACGACGCCGAGACGAAAGCATACGCCGCCCGCGACAAGGACGAGCTGTTCGACGATCTCGTTGACCAAGTCGAGTCGGTGCTGGAGATTTTCGACGGGGTTCCGAAGACCGACAGCCAAGAGGCGACCTACGAGGCCGTCAACCGAGTCAGTACCCATCCCGAAAGACGCGAGTTCAAGCAGGGCTTCCGTCACCTTCAGAATCTCTACGAGGCCGTTGCACCGGATGGCCGTCTCGTGAGCGAGGGCATCGAGCAGAAATACAAGTGGCTGAGTCGGATTCACGTCGCGTTCAAGCGCACCACGTCTGGAGAGGACGACCCCGAGGAGGATATGCGTGAGAAGACGCGAGACATTATCAGCAACAACGTCGAAATCACGGAAATCAAGCGGGACTTCCCGACGTACAAGCTCGGGGAAGAATACCTCGAAGACGTCGAAGGACTTGACAATCCCGGCGTGAAGGCATCGCAGATCGCCCACGCGACGAGGGAACATCTCCATCCGCGAGAGAACCAGAACCCTCGGTACAAGCGGCTGAGTGAGCGCGTAACCGACATAGTCGAACGCTGGCAAGGTGACGAGATTAGCGACCCCGATGCAGTCGAAGCCCTGAGGTCAGTCGAGGAGGAGATTCTGGAGGTTGAGGAGGAAGCTGAGGAGCAGGGGATGGACGACGCCGAGTTTGCCATCTATACGCATCTCACAGAGGAGACGCCGGACGCGATTGAATCCGAGGAACAAGCGGAGGAAGTGGCTGAGGAGATCGTCTCTCAGTTCCGCGACCGCGTTGACCGTGGCTATACCGGCTGGAAGACGAACCAGCAGACTATCTCCGAAATTGAGCGCATCCTGCTGGATGTACTGGTAGTCGAAAACGACCTCGGCCACCTGATTCAGGAGGACGACGAGTTCGTTGATGCGATTCGGAACTACCTGATTCAGAACAATGGCTAAGTCCCAATCCAACGAGATCGACCTGTTGGGCAACACCATTGAGTACGAGGTACGCCATAGTACAGACGCCACGAAACCCCGAATCGATGTGGATATTCACGGTGTCAAAGTCGTCTTGCCTGAGTCCGAGGGGGAAGCACCGACGGAACTCCTCAGAGACAACGCCGCATGGGTAGTCGAGAAGACCCGAGAGTACGACAGGTATCGTGAACAAGCCCCCAAACGTCGTTTCGAGGAGGGCGAATTCTTCCCGTACCTCGGTAAGCCGCACGAAGTCGTTGTTGAGCAGCGGCCTTCATCGAGTGTCGTTGATGGCAAGCTCCGACTCTCAGAATGGCACGTTGAAGATACTTCGATTGAGCGGGGACTTGAGACGCTATACCGTCGAAATGCTCGACAGCGGTTCAAGCGGCGAGCAGATCACTTCGCGGAGAAGATGGGTGTCGAGTACGACCAGATCGAGATTCGGAACCAACGCACACGGTGGGGAAGCTGTTCGACGAATGGAACACTTGGGTTGAACTGGCGGCTGATGATGGCCCCACCGGAAATTATCGACTACATCATCGTCCACGAACTCGCACACCTCAGAGAGGCGAATCACAGCTCCGCGTTCTGGTCGCTGGTCGCAGAGTATGATCCGGAGTACGAGTCACATGCAGAGTGGTTAGTCGAAAACAGCGCGAGGTTGATTTTCTCGAAAGATGATCTCTAAGGTGGAAAGCTACCTACTTGATCGGCGGACGAAGGTCACGCCAGCGAAGATCGATTGTCTTCCCGCCATTAATTTCTACGCGGAACAGTAGACTATCGCGCTCATCTCCCGTTGACTTCCCGGCATCGTCTTCTAAGATAGCTACGATAGTTCCATGTTCGCCGTGGAACTCGTCGTGATCAGGATCGGTCTCGTCGGGAATGTCAATTCGGACGCGGTCGCCTTCCTCGAAGGAGGGCATCTAAGGAGGAAGGTTTACCGCCTGCTGCTTCAGTCTGTCTCCTCGTCGTCTGTTTCTCGAACAACCATACGTCGCCGACGTCATCGCGCTGGAGACAGGACTTGTTTACCTTCAAAGTAACAGACATTGGATTACTCCGGGAGTTCTTGCCGCCCGTCTATGAAGCAATTCGCACAGGGGAAGTCGTCGGAAAGAATGACACAGTCACACTCCCCATTGTACGGGTCGGCTTTGCACTCGCATTCTGCGGACACAAGACTCCCATTACGGGGTCAGGTAGTCTACATTTCAGAGTAACCCCACATAGAGGGGCAGAGAATCACGACCGGCTCTATGATAGAAATCCCCATTAAGACTTGATGCACACAGTATGTCTACCTGAGTAAAGACTCAAAGTTTGGAAGTTGAGTCATTGGTAATTAGTTTGATAAGAACTATAGGGATGTAATGCGTACAGATTTGCATGGCTACTACTGGTACATCCTCATTCCATATCTACTATCGAATACGTGGAACAGTGGGAACTCCATCGCCCCGTGATCACATTATCAAAGACGGCGAAGCACTCTGTAATTATGGTGTGTCCGTCCCTGATGAAAAATCTTTGAAGCCGCTTAGCGAGGTATCTAAATCTGAGTGGGCGGTTAATCTCAGTGGCTACTCCAACCTATGTGATGAGTGTTCTAAATCAATTGACTATTACGATCTCATTCCGGGCGACCTTCCGGAGGAGCCACCAGAGTTCGATTGTCCCGTTTGTGGAGAGACAGCAGATTCTGTGGACTTCACATTCAGCACCGCCCTCATTCACCATAAATCAGATGAGTCGTTTCGTCGGTCGTTTGAGACGCACAAGATCCCGCGAGAGTTGTATGATGTATGGCGGACAAACCCCGATGAGCCATTGACCTATCCAAGTCTTAAGGAGTTCATCGACGATAACCCTCAAGTATTCCGACCCGAAGAATATCGGCAAGACAAAATCGAAGCACAAATGCGGAACGAAAATATGGAAAACTAATATTAAAACAGCTCTCCGTCAGGGCTGTGTAAGGCATAACTCGCTCTATGGGGAAGAATCCAGAGAATATTGATCAAGTCCTTCGTCCTATTGATAATTCTGCTAATCATCAGCGGCTTGCAAGAGGAGAAATTCCCAATGGAGTAAATCCGGTGAGTGACCGACGTAAAGTTCTGCAAAAGAACCATATGGTATTCCGTGAGGTGCTTCATCAGGTTATCTCGGTATAACTATGCATAGAGTGGCAGTGGATTCATCTTCCAGAATTATATAATACTAAGAGTTTTGGTATATTGGGCTGGCGACTATACCTCCTTTCTATCTCGCTCTCTACTGTCGCTTACTTGTTGTATTGAGGGTACCATACATACTACTATACTATTATATAACACTGCATAGAGGAAGTTGAGTCATACACTCCCCCTCTATGCAGTAATACACCAAAAATATTAGATAGATATCACAGGATGAAGGAAACTGCTAATAGTAACAGTTACCGCTGACAGTGAGAGGACATAAGGCGTTGATAGAGACTTAGAAGTATATCCAGTATGGAGCCAAAGAGATGGAGCAAACGAAGAGCGGGATCTGGTTGACCCACCAAACCAATTTTAAGCACGTTGAGGCACCTCCCACAGAGTATTTGCAAATCCCGAAGGGCATCTATCATCTTGGGGATCTAAGCGGCACACCGGGCAATCTATGCCGATGTTCCCAGTTAGAAGCTACGGAATCATAAGTTAGCGTATGTTATTAGAATAGTACCAGTATTATTATGTATGGGGTTAGAACATTGGGTCAACTGGAAACGTTGTAGGTAGGAAAGTTCGTCTGCGAAATTTTCCCTCTCAGGTCAGGGATCCGAGGTAACTGAGCGACCTGTTTTCACAAGCTCTGGAAGAAGGAAAACAGGGCGCATGGAGTACTGGCCAAACTGTGATGGGTTCGGAAGGACATCACCCCCTCTATGCATCTAATCAGAGGATCGAACGTCTATGCAGCTACCATAAAAAATCGGGCCCTTCCGTTTGGAAGGTCCCTTAGGCGAACAGCTCTTCCGCATCGACGTCCATCATCTGGGAAGTTGGGCTGTCCAGAGATTCAGAGAAGGGTGTATACTCCTCCTCAAATGTGGCGAGAACTTCTTCGTTCTGGGCGATGAGACGTTCAACATCAAGAGCAACAGTGTCGATCTCGCTGGTTGATTTACTTCCCATCCTTTACAAGTCTTGGCTGGAGCATTGTTGATCCATCGATCACTGATCAATCATCCTTCCTCTCTAACAGAAACAGTAAGGGGGATTTCTGCTATCATGCGCGAGGCTTGTCTGTGACTTCGTTTCGGTTCTGATCTTCTTCCCACCCAATCTCCCTGTCGGCTTTTCCGAGAATAGCAGAGGCAATAGATCGGACTTCACCGTCGCGCGTCATTTGGTAGCGAAGTAATGTAAGCTGAGGAGGAGTGCTTAAAACCGGGATAATTCGCGTTTTAGTGGTTTGATGGTGTCCTGTGGGGTATCGTGGTGCCCCGGGTGGGGAACCTTTAAGTGGATCGTGGAGTGATTTGTCATCAAGAGCGGCTGAGTGGTTTGGTTTGCGGCGAATGGTACCGTTACCCCGCGCGAAGCGCGGGGAGGTATCACAGGACCCTGCCACGGTCCTAACGGGGGTTCAAATCCCCCCCACCGCACTTCTTCGATATTAAATTACCAGCGCCGAGTCTCGTCTCGGCGCTATACCGATATCGTTGTGTGCGTGAGGGGGATTTGAATCAGACCACGAGCGAACGGAGTGAGCGAAGTGGGCGTGGTTCAAATCCCCCCACCGCATACTTTTGCGACGAACTAATCACGGCGAGCACCGCGTAGCGTGTGCTCGCTATTCGTGAGTCGCAGTATGCAGCGTGGGATTTGAGCCCTGCAAGTCACAGCCCGGGGACCGACTGCTGTGTGTCGCCCACTGTACCGACGAGAGAGCCAGCAGAACCTGACAGACGTGGGGGCTTCGGTACCGTCACCCACAGTTTTAGGAAGACCGAGGTCTATCCTTCGTATCGGCCGAAGCAAAATAGTTGTCGGATGCACCACCTTTATGATTAGACGCGTCTAATTCTCTGGTAACTCGGATGAAATTCCTGTTTCGGCGGACGAGCGGATGCCCGGTTCGGCGGTCCGCTATGAGCGAACTGACGGCCAGTGGCGAGGAGGTGACCGCCGCGTGGAGGCGTGGCTCCAGGTAGCGGCCGTCGCGTTCGTCGCCCAGTTGAGCGTCCTACCCGGCGAGAAAGTGCAGTTCATCATCGCCGGCCTGTCGACGCGGTTCCACCCGCTACTGGTCGTCTCGGCGGCGGGCACGGCCTTCGCCGGCTGGACGGCGCTAGAGATCATCTTCGGCCAGTACCTCCAGCGGGCGCTGTCGCCGTTCCTGCTCGACATGTTGACGGCGGGCCTGTTCCTGCTGTTCGCCGTCATGCTGTACCGGTCCGCACCGGCGTCCGACGAGTCGCCGGCGGAGACCGACGGCGGCATGCTGATGGCGGGCCCGGGCGAACTCGACGTCCGCGTGCCCGTCGTGGACTGGAAGGTCCCCAACCGCCTCCGGGGCTTCGTGCCGATCTTCGCGATGATGGCCTTCGGCGAGTTCGGCGACAAGACCCAGCTCGTGACCATCGGGCTCGCCGCGCAGTACTCCGCCGGAACGGCCATCTGGGCCGGCGAGATGGCCGCGATCATCCCGATCAGCCTCGCCAACGCCTACTTCTTCCACCGGTTCGCCGGCCAGTTCGACGTCCGGAAGGCCCACTACGCGGGCGCGGCGATGTTCGCCTTCTTCGGGATCGACACGCTTCAGGCGAAGGTGACCGGCGTGTCCGTCTGGGAGCAGGGCGTCGAGTTCGTCGGGGCGGCGGTCGGCGACGTCCTCGCTGCGATCGTGTGATCTGCGGGTCCGCCACGGACCTGGGGCGATCGCTCGTATGATTTAGGACGGGTGCGGTCGAACCTCTGCACATGACCTGCATCGGCTTCCTGTCGGTCGCACCGGTCGTCGAGGGCAGCATGTCCGAGTACGTCGCCGACGCCGTGGCGGCCCTGGAGGAGTTCGACGTCGAGTACGAGACGACGCCGATGGGCACCATCATCGAGGCCGAGGACAGTCGGGCGCTGTTCGACGCCGCCCACGCCGCCCACGAGGCCGTCGACCACGACCGGGTCGAGACGTTCCTCAAGATAGACGACAAGCGGACCGTCGACCAGCGCGCCGCGGACAAGGTCGACGCCGTCGAGGAGCACCTGGGTCGGCCGGCGCGGAGCGACGCCGAGTAACGAACCGAACCGGAGTCCACAGTCAGATGGTCACGGCCAGAACGGTCCGGGAGGGGGAACTGGACCAGCTACTGGCGCTGTACCGGATGCTGAATCCGGACGATCCGGAGCTCGAACCCGACGACGTCGCGGACCAGTGGCCGGAGATACTGTCCGACGACGCGATCGAGATCGTCGTCGTGGAGGAGGACGGGCGACTGGTCGCGTCCTGCGTCCTCTCGGTAACGCCGAACCTGACCAGGAGAGCCCGTCCGTTCGCCCTGATCGAGAACGTCGTCACCCGCGAGGGCTACAGGGGAAACGGGTTCGGAAAGCAGTGCGTGCGGGCCGCGGTCGATATGGCCGAGCAGCGAGGGTGCTACAAGGTGATGCTGCTGACGGGGACGGAGGAGGAGTGGAAGCTCTCCTTCTACGAGGACTGCGGCTTCGACCGAGCAGAGAAGACGGGGTTCGTCTGCGATCAGCGGTAGCGGAGTGGCTACTGACGGGGTGTAGCGACGGGTGGCCGGGGACGTCCCGGGCTGCCTCAGACCGTATCGCCCGTGCCGCGACCGGAGGGATTGCGCTCGATGGTCGGGATCTCGCCGGTCTCGACGAGGCTCTTGAACCGGTTGAGCGCCGTGCCGACGAGTGTCTCCGGGACGACACCCATTCTGGAGAGCGCCCGGTTCCCAAGGGGACCGCCTGGCGGGTCGAAGCGGACCTGGAGGCGGACCTCGGTGCCCCTGTCCCCGGAGGCCGGCTGCGCGCGAACCGAGCCTTCCATGGGGAGCGGCGAGTCCGGGACCGATTCCCAGCGCAGCAGCTCGTCCGGCCGCTCCTCGACGACGCGCGTCTCCCAGGAGATCTGCCGACCCGTCGGGGCGGAGACGGTCCAGCGCAGGCGCTCGTCGCCGCGGGACTCGACGTCGACGGCGTCGCTGACGATCTGGTCGAGCCGGCCGGCGTCCCGCCAGTACTCCAGCAGATCCGCCGCGTCGCCCTGTACGGTGACCGACCGGTCGACCGTCACCGCGTCTGGCGAGGCCCCGGAACCTGAGTGGTCGGTGCCGGACCCGACCGCCGACAGCAGCGAGTCGAACGGGCGGCCCCTGCCGTTGATCCCGCTGTAGAGGAAGGCCACGCCGGCGGCGGTCAGCGCCACGCCGCGCAGCGACCACCGCCTGAGACCCATGACGAACAGCGCTCCACCGGCAAGCGACGCGACCGCCCGCGCTTTCGTGGTGTCGCCAGTGCGACCGCCCTGCGAGCGGGAGCGAGAGCGCCGTTCGACCGGCGGTGGCTCCGCGTCGGACGGGGCGTCCCGTCGGGGCGTACTCATCGGCGTCGGTCGATCGACGGGGACGATCGATGTGCGGTACGGTAGATCATGAGACGTCGGTAACGACAGCCGGAATCCGAAAAGGGCCTCGGCCTGCAGACGCAGGGCCCTCGTGACCGCTACTACGGCGAAAGACCGGTGAAATTTTGTGCCGGGGTACCAACGCCCGTGCATGGCCGGACCGACGCTGCTGGAGTTCGTCGTCGGGATCGTCGCCCTCGTCCTCGGCGTGCTGTGGGTGGCGTACCCGATGAAGATGATACGGCTCCAGGCGAAGATATCGTACATCGGGGACCCCGACCCCGGCGGGCCGCGAACCGACCGCCAGCGACGGATTGGCCGCATCGGCGGCGTCGTGCTCGCGGCGTCCGGAGCCGCGCTGGCGGCCGGGCTGTTCTAACCGTTCCAGTGATCGGGACGCTCTGACGGTGGGTATAAACCGCAGGGCGGCGCATCCGGGGACATGGAGAGTCTCAACCGGATGGCCACGGAGCTCGTCGACGAGGCGGTCGACTTCGCCGACGAGCTGACCCTCGAGGTCCACGAGCTGGCCGGCGACGCCGCCGTCATCGACTTCGGCGTCGACGTGCCCGGGGCCGTCGAGGCCGGGCTGTTACTCGCGGAGATCCAGTCGGCGGGGCTGGCGTCGGTCCAGACCCGCGTCGACGAGGTCGACGGCGCGCCGCTGACCCACGTCGAACTGTCCACCGACCACCCCGCGCTCGGGCTGCTCTGCTCCGCCAAGGGCGGCTGGGAGCTGAGCGTCGACGGGTTCGAGGGCCTGGGCAGCGGCCCCGCGAGGGCGCTCGTCGCCGAGGAGGACGTGTTCGCGCGCGTGGGATATCGCGACGCCGCCGACTTCGCCGTGCTGACGATCGAGAGCGACGAGCTACCGGACCAGGCAGTCGCCGAGCACGTCGCCGAGATGACCGGAGTCCCGGAGACTGCCGTCTTCCTGCCGACCTACGCGAGCGCCAGCGTCACCGGCAGCGTCGTCGCCGCGGCCCGCGCCGCCGAACTGGCGACCTTCCGGCTGACGGAACTGGGCTACGACCCCGTCGAGATCCTCTCGGCCCACGGCGCAGCGCCCGTCGCGCCCGTGGCAGAGGACGAGGAGACCGCCATCGCGCGGACCACCGACGCGCTGGCCTACGGCGGGCGGGTCCACCTCACCGTCGAGGAGGAGTTCGACCGCTTCGACGAGGTGGCCTCGACTGCCGCCGAGGAGTACGGCGCGCCACTGAGCGCGGCCTTCGACGACGCCGACTGGGACTTCTCGGAGGTGCCCGTCGAGGTGTTCGCGCCCGCGCAGGTGACCGTCGACGTCGTCGGCGGTCCGACCCACGTCGTCGGCGACGTCCACGAGGACGTGCTGGCCGAGAGCTTCGGGCTGTGAGCCGTCCGGAGGTGTAACTGTGAGGTACAAGGTCGTCCCCGAGCCCCGATCGGTCGCGTTCCTCCGCGAGGCCGCGGAGACCCTGCCGCTCGTCCCGGGCAGCGTCGAGGACTGCTGTTCGCGGATCCGAGACGAGACGGACGTCCTGTCGCGGGACCGCGCGCGCGAGTACCTGACGCTGCTGGAGGCGCTAGGCCTCGCGGAGGAGACGAGCAGTGGTTACCGGCGGCTGCGGGACCAGCCCGACGACGCGACGCTGACAGAGCGGTTCCGCGAACGGGTCTTCGGCGTCGAGGAGCTACTGGCGGCGTTGTCTGCCGAGGGGCCGATCGACGTCGACGGGGCCTTCGACGCGCTGGCCGACGAGGTGCCCCGCTGGGAGCGCGACCGCCGCGAAGACTGGGAATCGGAGTGGCGCGAGCGGACTGAACGGCTGCTGGAGTGGAGCGTCGCCTTCGGGCTGGCGGAGCGGGACGGCGACGAATATCACCCGGCCAGTTAAGCCGGGTGCCTGACCATTCACGCGCATGAGCGAGCCGGTCGAGGCGGTCCTGTTCGACCTCGACGACACCGTCTGCGAGTACCGGCAGAGCGTCGAGGAACTGGTAGAGCACTCCTTCGGCGCGGTGGGGATCGAGCCGTTCTTCACGGCCGCGGAGTACAGGGAGCAGTTCGGCGAGTACGTCGAGGGGTGCGACGACGCCGACGAGATTCGCGAGCGGAGCTTCGTGGCGCTCGCAGAGGAGAAGGGTCGGGACCCGGACCTGGCCCGCGAGGTGGCGGCCGCCTACGCCGCCGAGCGCGACCAGGCCGAGGTGGCGTTCCTGCCTGGCGCGCGCGAGGCCGTCGAGACGCTGTGCGAGCGATATCGGGCGGCGGTTGTGACGAACGGTGCCCCGGAGATGCAGTCCGAGAAGCTCCGAAGCCTGGGCATCGAGGACTGGTTCGAGACGGTCGTCCACGCCGGCCACGAGACGCCCGCGAAGCCCGACCCCGAGCCGTTCGAGGTGGCGATGGAGGCTCTCGGGACGTCAGCCGAGCGGGCCGTCAAGGTCGGCAACTCCCTGTCCACCGACGTCGCGGGCGCGCACGCGGCCGGCGTGCGCTCGGTCTGGCTGGAACAGGACGGCGTTGAGGTGGTGGAGCCGGAACCGCACTACCGGATCGATCGGATGGACGAGTTGCTGGACGAGCCGTGGGCGTGACCGGCGGAGGCTAGCTGTGCGACGGTCTCAGCTGTAACGGTCAGCGAGTTCGGACAATCGCGTTCAGATCGTGTTTTCGACGGTTCTCGTCTGCGTTCCGGCGTCGGCGTCCTCGCCGCGGAGTTCCGCGAGCGTACCGTCGGCCCGCCAGGTCTCGACGACCTGTTCGAGTCCCTCGCGGTAGGTGGGGTACTCGGGCTTCCAGCCGACGTCGCTGCGGAACTTGTCGGTGGTCGTGGGCATCGGACTCGTCATGAACCGGACGGCGTCTTTCCCGGCGAAGGGGCGGGCGACCCACCAGGGGACGCGGCTCGGTTCCGGGGCGTCGAGCAGGTCGGCGAAGGTCCGGAGGTAGTCTGCGACGGTGACCGGTTCGTCGTCCACGACGTGGTAGAGCCCCGTGACGCCGGCGGCGACCGCGGCGGCGACCGCGCGGCCGGCGTCGTCGACGTGCAGCAGGGAGAGCTCGGCGTCCTTTCGGCCGAGGACGCCGCCGCCGACGACCGGCAGGTCGCCGGAGCAGAGGTTCTCGGCGAACGATCGGGTCGTGTGATCGTCCGGGCCGTAGAAGAACCCGGTCCGGAGGATCAGCGGGTCGAAGCCGTGGTCGTCGGCGGCGTTCTCGAAGAGGTCCTCGACGTCCGCCGCGGACTGGGTGGCGCGGTCTGGATGGCGCGGAGCGGACTCGTCGAAGACGGAGCCGTCGGGCTGGCGGGCCACCCAGACGACGCTCGGGAAGACGAACCGGTCGACGTCGTCGCCGAGGACGGCGACGAGGTTCCGCGCGCCCCCGTGGCGGACCTCGTCGTTGCGCGCCCAGTACTCCGCGGTCGTCTTCTCTGCCGGGGGGAGTTTCGTGGCCGTGTGGATCACGACGTCGACGGCGTCGCCGTTTCGGTCGGCGTCGTCGGTGGCGTTCCGGAGGGTGTCCCGGTCGAGGACGTCGCCCCTGACCGGAACGCCGCCGTAGTCCCGGACGACGGCGTCGCCGTCCGCGTCCCTGCTCAGTCCGAGGACCTCGTGGTTCCGGTCGGTGAGCTCGTCGACGATTCGGCGTCCGAACACGCCCGTGGCCCCCGTGACGAACGTTTTCACGTTAATCGAGTTCGTCCGGAGTCGCCGAGTCGCTGCTGCCGGAGTGGCGCGGGGGGTTTAAGTCGACGAGTGCGGTTTTAAGGTACCGGCAGCGGTGGTCAGCCGCATGAAACACGTCCGGCTGCGGCTCAGCGCGGGCGGTCGGGAGGACGAAGTCCACCCGATGTACGACGTGGTCGCCAACGCCGAGTTCGTGGGCTACGCGACGGCGCTCAACTGGAACTACACGGGCGAGGAGCTGGGCATCCTCCATTACGTCGAGGGCGACGCCGATCGGTTCGAGGCCGCGATGCGGTCGATCCCGGAGGTGCTGGAGTACGACCTGCACCGGGCCGACGAGGACTCGTTCTACGTCTATATCCGGGACGCGACGACAGAGTCCGTCCGGGCGCTGTTCGGCGTGGTCGACCGGAGCAGCCTCGTGACGATTCCGCCGATCGAGTACCACCCGGACGGGCCAGTGACGTTCTCGGTGTTCGGCC
This genomic interval from Halomicrobium urmianum contains the following:
- a CDS encoding NAD-dependent epimerase/dehydratase family protein, whose product is MKTFVTGATGVFGRRIVDELTDRNHEVLGLSRDADGDAVVRDYGGVPVRGDVLDRDTLRNATDDADRNGDAVDVVIHTATKLPPAEKTTAEYWARNDEVRHGGARNLVAVLGDDVDRFVFPSVVWVARQPDGSVFDESAPRHPDRATQSAADVEDLFENAADDHGFDPLILRTGFFYGPDDHTTRSFAENLCSGDLPVVGGGVLGRKDAELSLLHVDDAGRAVAAAVAAGVTGLYHVVDDEPVTVADYLRTFADLLDAPEPSRVPWWVARPFAGKDAVRFMTSPMPTTTDKFRSDVGWKPEYPTYREGLEQVVETWRADGTLAELRGEDADAGTQTRTVENTI
- a CDS encoding helix-turn-helix domain-containing protein; this encodes MKHVRLRLSAGGREDEVHPMYDVVANAEFVGYATALNWNYTGEELGILHYVEGDADRFEAAMRSIPEVLEYDLHRADEDSFYVYIRDATTESVRALFGVVDRSSLVTIPPIEYHPDGPVTFSVFGPGDQIQAAIDSVPDPVGVTVEEITGLQAIPQTLPSTLSDRQREAVEAALAVGYYEVPRRGSQTDVAERLGCAPSTAAEHLRKAESRVLRALFGRV